Below is a window of Planctomycetota bacterium DNA.
CCGCCGAGGCATTTTCCCGCGGACGCGGCGTGGATGCTGTCATCGTGACCGCCGCCACCAAGAGCAACGAGCCCATGCACCAGGCGGCACTGATGAGCCGCAAGCGCGGCCGCATCGTGCTGGTGGGCGTGACGGGTCTGGAGCTTTCGCGCGACGACTTCTTCAAGAAGGAACTCACCTTCCAGGTCTCCTGCTCCTATGGGCCGGGTCGCTACGACCCCAACTACGAGGAGAAGGGCCAGGACTATCCGGTGGGATTCGTCCGCTGGACCGAGCAGCGCAATCTAGAGGCGGTGCTCGACATGATGAGCGATGGTCGTCTCGACGTGAAGCCGCTCATCTCGCATCGCTTCGCGATCGAGGAGGCTGAGAAGGCCTATGAAGTGGTCGGCGGCTCCGAGCCATCGCTGGCGATTCTCCTGGAATATTCCGACGCGGAAATCGCGGGCGCCGCCCTGACGCAGCGCACCGTGGCGTTCGCCAAGCCCGCCACCGGCGACGGTCGCGCCTCGGTCAGCTTCATCGGCGCCGGCAACTACGCCACCGGCGTGCTCATCAAGGCCTTTAAGGAAAGCGGCGCGCGGCTTCGCAGCGTGGCCTCCAGCGCCGGAGTCAGCGGCGTGCATGCCGGGCGCAAGTATGGCTTTGAGGAGACCACCACCGACGCGGATGCGGTCTTTGCCGATGCACAGACCAACGCCGTCGTCATCTCGACCCGCCACGACAGCCACGCCAATTTCACGCTCAAGGCGCTCGCGGGCGGCAAGCATGTCTTCGTGGAGAAGCCCCTTTGTCTGACGCTGGCCGAGCTGAAGAAAATTGAAACCGCCGTGACCGGCGGCAAGCAGCTGCTGATGGTCGGCTTCAACCGCCGCTTCTCGCCGCAGGTGCAGAAGGTGAAGCAATTGCTGCGGGCCGCGACCGGACCGAAGTCCTTCGTGATGACCGTCAACGCCGGAGCCATTCCCGCCGACCACTGGGCGCAGGACATGGAGCAGGGCGGGGGCCGCATCATCGGCGAGGGCTGCCACTTCATCGATCTGATCCGCTTCCTCGCCGCCTCGCCGATCGAGTCGCACAGCGCGACCGCCATGCAGTCGGCCACCGGCGACACAGTTTCGATCAACCTGAAATTCGCCGACGGATCGCTGGGCTCGGTGCACTACTTCGCCAACGGCAACAAGGCTTTCCCCAAGGAGCGCCTCGAGGTTTTCTCCGGCGGCGCCGTTCTGCAGCTGGACAATTTCCGCAAGCTGCGCGGCTTCGGCTGGAAGGGCTTCAACAAAATGAACCTGTGGAAGCAGGACAAGGGGCAGCACGCCTGCGCCGCGGCCTTCGTGGAATCCGTCCGCAAGGGCGGGCCCGCGCCGATTCCGCTTGATGAGATTCTTGAGATCGCGCGGGTGAGCATCGAGATCGCGAAGGACCTTCAATGAGCGGCGCAGCGCATCCGCTGGTCGACATCATCGCCGGCGCCCGACCGAACTTCATGAAGATCGCGCCGATCATCCGCGCGATCAAGGCGAGCCAGGCAAAGGGCGGAAAACTCAAGTACCGGCTGGTGCACACCGGCCAGCACTATGACGCCAAGATGTCCGGCGATTTCTTCACGCAGCTGGGCATTCCCGCGCCGGACGTCAACCTGGAGGTCGGTTCCGGCACGCAGGCCGAGCAGACCTCCAACATCATGACCCGCTACGAGAAGCTGCTGCTGGAGGCGCGAAGCGACCTCTGCCTGGTGGTGGGCGATGTGACCTCGACCATGGCCTGCGCCATCGCGGCGCAGAAGCTCTGCGTGCCGGTGGCCCATGTCGAGGGCGGCATCCGCTCGGGCGACTGGACCATGCCCGAGGAGATCAACCGCATGGTGACGGACTCGATCACCAACTACTTCTTCACCACCAGCGAGGTGGCCAACGGAAACCTGCGCAAGTCCGGCGTGGCCGACAACCGCATCTACTTCGTCGGCAACACCATGATCGACACGCTGCTGGCCAACATGGATCGCCTGCAGGCGCCGGCTTTCTGGAAGGAACTCGGCCTGGCGGCGGGGCAGTACTTCGTGCTGACGCTG
It encodes the following:
- a CDS encoding bi-domain-containing oxidoreductase, giving the protein MKQILQNIKDGRTEVAEVPVPHVGRGALLIHSSRTLISAGTERMMVDFGKANFLDKARQQPDKVKQVLSKIKTDGLMPTIEAVMNKLDQPLAMGYCNVGTVAEVGAGVTGFAIGDRVASNGKHAQVVSVPVNLSAKVPDNVSDDAAAFTVIGAIALQGVRLVQPTLGEVVVVTGMGLIGLITVQLLRAHGCRVLGIDFDSKKLAMAKEFGAETVDLSMGQDPIAAAEAFSRGRGVDAVIVTAATKSNEPMHQAALMSRKRGRIVLVGVTGLELSRDDFFKKELTFQVSCSYGPGRYDPNYEEKGQDYPVGFVRWTEQRNLEAVLDMMSDGRLDVKPLISHRFAIEEAEKAYEVVGGSEPSLAILLEYSDAEIAGAALTQRTVAFAKPATGDGRASVSFIGAGNYATGVLIKAFKESGARLRSVASSAGVSGVHAGRKYGFEETTTDADAVFADAQTNAVVISTRHDSHANFTLKALAGGKHVFVEKPLCLTLAELKKIETAVTGGKQLLMVGFNRRFSPQVQKVKQLLRAATGPKSFVMTVNAGAIPADHWAQDMEQGGGRIIGEGCHFIDLIRFLAASPIESHSATAMQSATGDTVSINLKFADGSLGSVHYFANGNKAFPKERLEVFSGGAVLQLDNFRKLRGFGWKGFNKMNLWKQDKGQHACAAAFVESVRKGGPAPIPLDEILEIARVSIEIAKDLQ
- the wecB gene encoding UDP-N-acetylglucosamine 2-epimerase (non-hydrolyzing) → MSGAAHPLVDIIAGARPNFMKIAPIIRAIKASQAKGGKLKYRLVHTGQHYDAKMSGDFFTQLGIPAPDVNLEVGSGTQAEQTSNIMTRYEKLLLEARSDLCLVVGDVTSTMACAIAAQKLCVPVAHVEGGIRSGDWTMPEEINRMVTDSITNYFFTTSEVANGNLRKSGVADNRIYFVGNTMIDTLLANMDRLQAPAFWKELGLAAGQYFVLTLHRPNNVDGESKLAAMLTAVGKGAKNSPVIFPVHPRTAKTLKAIAGLPSNLQFVDPQPYLEFNYLVKHAKAVITDSGGITEETTVMGVPCMTLRDSTERPETVTQGTNELLGTNPAALAPAFDKLFAGKWKRGSIPEKWDGKTGERIVQHLEKILAK